A section of the Stenotrophomonas acidaminiphila genome encodes:
- a CDS encoding dehydrogenase, whose translation MNRLLRLLLLAFLLGLAGPGTAMAQQLAPIPPLDSPVVDTTGTLDAAQRQALVEQALALQQRKGSQLQILIVPSTRPEDIAQYTTRVFEQWGIGRKGVDDGVLLVVARDDRRVRIEPGYGLEGAIPDAIANRVIQEYLVPRFRNGDYAGGIAEATAVLVRLIDGEPLPAPVASNREPGGSDATFFVALFIGGIASMLARLLFARRSRPAKGLLAALLAGGAGWLLLSLAGAGVAAAVAFFLSLGGLSPGGFARGGGFGSGGFGGGGFGGFGGGGFGGGGWSGGGRSGGGGASGSW comes from the coding sequence ATGAACCGCCTGCTGCGCCTGTTGCTGCTGGCGTTCCTGCTCGGCCTGGCCGGGCCGGGCACGGCCATGGCGCAGCAACTGGCGCCGATCCCGCCGCTGGACTCGCCGGTGGTCGACACCACCGGCACCCTGGACGCGGCGCAGCGCCAGGCGCTGGTGGAGCAGGCGCTGGCCCTGCAGCAGCGCAAGGGCAGCCAGTTGCAGATCCTGATCGTGCCCAGCACCCGGCCGGAGGACATCGCCCAGTACACCACCCGCGTGTTCGAGCAGTGGGGCATCGGCCGCAAGGGCGTGGACGACGGCGTGCTGCTGGTGGTGGCCCGGGACGACCGCCGCGTGCGCATCGAGCCGGGCTATGGCCTGGAGGGCGCGATTCCCGACGCCATCGCCAACCGGGTGATCCAGGAATACCTGGTGCCGCGCTTCCGCAACGGCGACTATGCCGGCGGCATCGCCGAGGCCACCGCGGTGCTGGTGCGGCTGATCGACGGCGAGCCGCTGCCGGCGCCGGTGGCCAGCAACCGTGAGCCCGGCGGCAGCGACGCCACCTTCTTCGTCGCGCTGTTCATCGGCGGCATCGCCTCGATGCTGGCGCGGCTGCTGTTCGCGCGCCGCTCGCGGCCGGCCAAAGGCCTGCTGGCGGCGCTGCTGGCCGGGGGTGCCGGCTGGCTGCTGCTGTCGCTGGCCGGCGCCGGCGTCGCCGCGGCGGTGGCGTTCTTCCTGTCGCTGGGTGGGCTCTCGCCCGGGGGCTTCGCCCGCGGTGGCGGCTTTGGCAGTGGCGGCTTTGGCGGCGGTGGCTTCGGTGGCTTCGGTGGCGGCGGATTCGGCGGTGGCGGCTGGTCCGGCGGCGGGCGTTCGGGAGGCGGTGGCGCCTCGGGGAGCTGGTGA
- a CDS encoding LemA family protein: MRPFLRLVLLALVAGSISGCGYNAIQQKDEAVKAGWSEVLNQYKRRADLIPNLVNTVQGYAQQERQVLTEVTNARARVGQIQVNADDAASLQQFQQAQGELGSALSRLLVVSENYPTLKSDQNFRDLQAQLEGTENRITVARGRYIQLVQDYNTYIRSFPQVITAKLFGYQAKPNFSVDNEAQIAQPPAVDFGTRPQPQPQTPPPAPAPAQ, translated from the coding sequence ATGCGCCCCTTCCTCCGCCTCGTGTTGCTTGCCCTCGTGGCAGGCTCGATCTCCGGCTGCGGTTACAACGCCATCCAGCAGAAGGACGAGGCGGTCAAGGCCGGCTGGTCCGAGGTGCTCAACCAGTACAAGCGCCGCGCCGACCTGATCCCCAACCTGGTCAACACCGTGCAGGGCTATGCCCAGCAGGAGCGACAGGTGCTGACCGAGGTCACCAATGCGCGCGCCCGGGTCGGGCAGATCCAGGTCAACGCCGACGATGCCGCCTCGCTGCAGCAGTTCCAGCAGGCGCAGGGCGAACTGGGCAGCGCGCTGTCGCGGCTGCTGGTGGTCAGCGAGAACTACCCGACGCTGAAGTCCGACCAGAACTTCCGCGACCTGCAGGCGCAGCTGGAAGGCACCGAGAACCGCATCACCGTGGCGCGCGGGCGCTATATCCAGCTGGTGCAGGACTACAACACCTACATCCGCTCGTTCCCGCAGGTGATCACCGCCAAGCTGTTCGGCTACCAGGCCAAGCCGAACTTCAGCGTGGACAACGAAGCGCAGATCGCACAGCCGCCGGCGGTGGATTTCGGCACCCGGCCGCAACCGCAGCCGCAGACCCCGCCGCCGGCACCCGCGCCGGCGCAGTGA
- a CDS encoding diacylglycerol kinase — MADEMGNLPRGPARVLKAAVWSWQGLTAAWRHESSFRLEVYLFVLLAPVAVWLGQTPVERVLLVGSLLLVLAMELANSAIEAVIERYGPEFHVLAGRAKDMGSAAVFVMMMNVLLCWGLILVPRIF, encoded by the coding sequence ATGGCTGACGAAATGGGCAACCTGCCGCGCGGCCCGGCGCGCGTGCTCAAGGCGGCGGTCTGGTCCTGGCAGGGTTTGACCGCGGCCTGGCGGCACGAATCCTCGTTCCGGCTGGAGGTGTACCTGTTCGTGCTGCTCGCCCCGGTGGCGGTGTGGCTGGGGCAGACCCCGGTGGAGCGCGTGCTGCTGGTCGGCTCGTTGCTGCTGGTGCTGGCCATGGAGCTGGCCAATTCGGCCATCGAGGCGGTGATCGAGCGCTACGGCCCGGAGTTCCACGTGCTGGCCGGTCGCGCCAAGGACATGGGCTCGGCAGCGGTGTTCGTGATGATGATGAATGTGCTGCTGTGCTGGGGGCTGATCCTGGTGCCCCGGATTTTCTGA
- a CDS encoding two-component sensor histidine kinase: MLHGLPRKIRTAFMLQALLAGLAVLLGGYLVLLVVKFGLVNALLRQEAAHYWELYQASPVQPPPNTSNVRGYLLETGQSPLSLPADLRGLAPGFHEVGDADELVLVDDKPAGRLYLVFLRSQAQHLAFWFGVVPVLLILLAVYGASWLTYHVSHRVVSPVTWLARRVSQWDPLYPDASELAPERLPADVQGEVRQLAGALHTMAGRIGDHVARERNFTRDASHELRTPLTVIRMASDMALGAQELSPGLQRSLQRIQRAGRDMEALIDALLILAREANIEPQAEWVEVADVVRYEAANARGSLAGRPVELEVHVAAASPLRVPPQVLHVVVGNLLRNACNYTDRGRVDAYVEADRVVVRDTGIGMSPEALARIFEPFFRVEPERRQGHGLGMPIVHRLCERFGWRIELQSEPGRGTTVTVRFARDAAQPEQGVDGTASP, from the coding sequence ATGCTGCACGGGTTGCCGCGCAAGATCAGGACCGCTTTCATGCTGCAGGCACTGCTGGCCGGCCTTGCGGTGCTGCTGGGCGGCTACCTGGTGCTGCTGGTGGTCAAGTTCGGCCTGGTCAACGCGCTGCTCAGGCAGGAGGCCGCGCACTACTGGGAGCTGTACCAGGCCTCGCCGGTGCAGCCGCCGCCCAACACCAGCAATGTCCGCGGCTACCTGCTGGAGACCGGGCAGTCGCCGCTGAGCCTGCCCGCCGACCTGCGCGGGCTGGCGCCGGGCTTCCACGAGGTCGGCGACGCCGACGAACTGGTGCTGGTGGACGACAAGCCCGCCGGGCGCCTGTACCTGGTGTTCCTGCGCTCGCAGGCGCAGCACCTGGCGTTCTGGTTCGGGGTGGTGCCGGTGCTGCTGATCCTGCTGGCGGTGTATGGCGCATCGTGGTTGACCTACCACGTCTCGCACCGGGTGGTGTCGCCGGTGACCTGGCTGGCGCGGCGGGTGTCGCAGTGGGACCCGCTGTACCCGGACGCGAGCGAACTGGCGCCGGAGCGGTTGCCGGCCGACGTGCAGGGCGAGGTACGGCAGCTGGCCGGTGCCCTGCATACCATGGCCGGGCGCATCGGCGACCATGTCGCGCGCGAGCGTAATTTCACCCGCGATGCCAGCCACGAGCTGCGCACGCCGCTGACCGTGATCCGCATGGCCAGCGACATGGCGCTGGGCGCGCAGGAGCTGAGCCCGGGGCTGCAGCGCAGCCTGCAGCGCATCCAGCGCGCCGGCCGCGACATGGAGGCGCTGATCGACGCGCTGCTGATCCTGGCGCGCGAGGCCAACATCGAGCCGCAGGCCGAGTGGGTCGAGGTGGCCGACGTGGTCCGCTACGAGGCGGCCAATGCCCGAGGCAGCCTGGCCGGGCGGCCGGTGGAACTGGAAGTCCATGTCGCCGCCGCCAGCCCGCTGCGGGTGCCGCCGCAGGTCCTGCACGTGGTGGTCGGCAACCTGCTGCGCAATGCCTGCAACTACACCGACCGCGGCCGCGTCGATGCCTACGTGGAGGCCGACCGGGTGGTGGTGCGCGACACCGGCATCGGCATGTCGCCCGAGGCGCTGGCGCGGATCTTCGAGCCGTTCTTCCGGGTCGAGCCGGAGCGGCGCCAGGGCCACGGCCTGGGCATGCCGATCGTGCATCGCCTGTGCGAGCGTTTCGGCTGGCGCATCGAGCTGCAGAGCGAGCCCGGGCGGGGCACCACGGTGACGGTGCGTTTCGCGCGCGACGCCGCGCAGCCCGAGCAGGGCGTGGACGGCACCGCCTCCCCCTGA